In the Helicobacter typhlonius genome, one interval contains:
- a CDS encoding MinD/ParA family protein: MIHNQAYELQSIIKSQDKRNFSSTRFVAVTSGKGGVGKSSISANLAYCLWKQKKRVAVFDADIGLANLDLIFGVRTQKNILHALRGEVGFQEIIHTIEEGLYLIPGDNGEEILKYANSGVFERFLQESDILNDIDYMIIDTGAGIGGVTQDFLNASDVVIVVTMPDPSALTDAYATIKLNSKIHSDILMILNMVKNARESQLVFERVLSLAQKNIPSLKLRLLGYIEQSQVVAKAVRQRELFVKAEPISAVSGQIEIIAKNLLANVEHNMLASPQKQHFADFFRRVFGYF, encoded by the coding sequence ATGATACACAATCAAGCATACGAACTGCAGTCTATAATCAAAAGCCAAGATAAGCGCAACTTCAGCTCCACACGATTTGTGGCGGTTACTTCAGGTAAGGGCGGAGTGGGTAAATCAAGTATAAGCGCAAATCTTGCCTATTGTCTATGGAAGCAAAAAAAGCGAGTGGCGGTTTTTGATGCGGATATTGGTTTGGCAAATTTAGACCTCATCTTTGGTGTGCGCACACAGAAAAATATCCTTCACGCATTGCGTGGGGAGGTGGGTTTTCAAGAGATTATTCATACCATTGAAGAGGGCTTGTATCTTATTCCCGGTGATAATGGTGAGGAGATTCTAAAATATGCTAATAGCGGGGTGTTTGAGCGATTTTTGCAAGAAAGCGATATTTTAAATGATATTGATTATATGATTATCGACACAGGCGCGGGGATTGGTGGTGTTACGCAGGATTTTTTAAACGCAAGTGATGTTGTGATAGTGGTTACTATGCCAGATCCTTCCGCGCTCACTGACGCATACGCGACAATTAAGCTAAATAGCAAAATACATAGTGATATACTTATGATTCTTAATATGGTGAAAAATGCTAGAGAATCCCAGCTTGTCTTTGAACGCGTCCTTTCCCTCGCGCAAAAAAATATCCCCTCTTTGAAGCTACGCCTTTTAGGATATATCGAGCAAAGCCAAGTCGTGGCAAAGGCGGTGCGCCAGAGGGAACTTTTTGTTAAGGCAGAACCTATAAGTGCAGTAAGTGGGCAGATAGAGATTATTGCTAAAAATCTACTTGCTAATGTGGAACACAATATGCTTGCTTCACCTCAAAAGCAGCATTTTGCCGATTTCTTTAGGCGTGTGTTTGGCTATTTTTAG
- the fliM gene encoding flagellar motor switch protein FliM, whose protein sequence is MADILSQEEIDALLEVVDDDGDASDIDEQDLAHQKQVTLYDFKRPNRVSKEQLRAFKSIHDKMARSLSSQVSAVMRSIVEIQLHSVDQMTYGEFLMSLPSPTSFNIFSMKPLEGAAILEINPSIAFPMIDRLLGGKGDPYESSREFSDIELNLLDTLLRQIMQNLKEAWSSITEIFPSVDAKESSPNVVQIVAQNEIVIMVVMEIIIGHSSGMMSICYPVISLETVLSRLASRDLMLSDTSSKKSRNKELQALVSGANVVVNGYLGDATLTLKEVLDLQVGDIVRLDTVADDTIIVSVDGREKFVATIGLQRYRKTLQIKEVIKTEKDQVKEVLEMLEAQRKNKIADISEDGE, encoded by the coding sequence ATGGCTGATATATTAAGTCAAGAAGAAATTGATGCCCTCTTAGAGGTTGTCGATGATGACGGCGATGCCTCCGATATTGATGAGCAGGATTTAGCCCACCAAAAGCAAGTTACGCTCTATGACTTTAAGCGTCCAAATCGTGTGAGTAAGGAGCAGCTACGCGCCTTTAAGTCTATACACGACAAAATGGCAAGAAGCTTGTCTTCGCAAGTCTCTGCGGTAATGAGAAGTATCGTGGAGATTCAGCTCCATAGTGTGGATCAAATGACTTATGGTGAGTTTTTAATGAGTTTGCCCTCTCCTACAAGCTTTAATATCTTTTCAATGAAGCCCCTTGAAGGTGCGGCGATTTTAGAAATTAACCCAAGTATCGCCTTTCCTATGATTGATAGACTTTTGGGAGGGAAAGGCGACCCTTATGAAAGCTCAAGGGAGTTTAGTGATATTGAGCTTAACTTGCTTGATACACTTTTGCGACAGATTATGCAAAATCTTAAGGAGGCGTGGAGCTCTATCACAGAGATTTTTCCAAGTGTTGATGCTAAGGAATCTTCTCCTAATGTTGTGCAAATCGTGGCACAAAATGAAATTGTTATTATGGTAGTTATGGAGATTATTATTGGGCATAGTAGCGGTATGATGAGTATTTGTTACCCTGTTATTTCGCTTGAAACAGTGCTTTCGCGTTTGGCAAGTCGTGATTTAATGTTGAGTGATACAAGCTCTAAAAAATCTCGTAACAAAGAGCTTCAGGCACTCGTATCTGGTGCGAATGTCGTAGTAAATGGCTATTTGGGAGATGCTACCCTGACGCTCAAAGAGGTGCTTGATTTACAAGTGGGTGATATTGTGCGGCTTGATACCGTGGCTGATGATACTATCATTGTATCTGTCGATGGTAGGGAAAAATTTGTCGCCACAATCGGTTTGCAAAGATATCGTAAGACTTTACAGATTAAAGAAGTGATTAAAACCGAAAAAGACCAAGTCAAAGAAGTGCTTGAAATGCTTGAAGCGCAGCGTAAAAATAAAATTGCTGATATTTCGGAGGATGGAGAATGA
- the rpsB gene encoding 30S ribosomal protein S2: MATMKDLLECGVHFGHQTRRWNPKMQRFIFGVRKNIHIIDLQKTLRYFRFTYNIVKEAASEGKVIMFVGTKKQASETLKQYAESVNAPYVNYRWLGGMLTNFSTIKKSVRKLEIIEEMENSGQIDLLTKKEKLMLQRKKEKLNKYLGGVRHMKKAPDMVFVIDTVKEKIAVAEARRLGIPVVAPLDTNCDPDMVDYPIPGNDDAIRSIQLFCKEISEAILEGRSENKDEQNEQGEQIAPVTNEEKQEILDEVTAEVATQMQEEA, translated from the coding sequence ATGGCAACAATGAAAGACCTACTCGAGTGCGGTGTGCATTTTGGGCATCAAACGCGCCGCTGGAATCCAAAAATGCAAAGATTCATTTTTGGCGTGAGAAAGAATATCCACATTATTGACTTGCAAAAGACTTTGCGATACTTCCGCTTCACTTATAATATCGTTAAAGAAGCCGCGAGTGAAGGCAAAGTAATTATGTTTGTAGGCACAAAAAAACAAGCGAGTGAAACACTCAAACAATACGCAGAATCTGTGAATGCACCCTATGTCAATTATCGTTGGCTAGGCGGAATGCTCACAAACTTCAGCACAATTAAAAAATCTGTGCGTAAGCTTGAAATCATCGAAGAAATGGAAAATAGCGGACAAATTGACTTGCTGACTAAAAAAGAAAAGCTAATGTTGCAGCGCAAAAAAGAAAAGCTCAATAAATATCTCGGTGGTGTGCGCCATATGAAAAAAGCCCCTGATATGGTGTTTGTGATTGACACAGTGAAAGAAAAAATCGCAGTAGCCGAAGCACGAAGACTTGGTATTCCCGTAGTCGCACCGCTTGATACGAACTGCGACCCTGATATGGTGGATTATCCAATTCCGGGAAATGATGATGCTATCCGCTCTATTCAACTTTTCTGTAAGGAGATTAGTGAGGCAATTTTAGAGGGACGATCTGAAAATAAAGATGAGCAGAATGAGCAAGGAGAGCAAATTGCTCCAGTCACTAATGAAGAAAAGCAAGAGATTCTTGATGAAGTAACTGCTGAAGTTGCTACACAAATGCAAGAGGAGGCATAA
- a CDS encoding RNA polymerase sigma factor FliA yields MKSINKGNGYNQTLKYAQDELALQYLPAVKAMAFRLKERLPSSIEMADLVSIGTEELIKLARRYDSSINDSFWGYAKTRVNGAMLDYLRSLDVLSRSNRKLVKSIDYEVSKYFNEHQEEPTDEYLAQILNEDIAKIKEARVASDIYALVPIDEQYNAICEGNIVEDVQKEELMEIIHNILKKLSKREQMVIQLYYFEELSLKEISEILDITESRISQISKEVIKKIRQGLGDING; encoded by the coding sequence GTGAAGAGCATAAACAAAGGCAATGGGTATAATCAAACACTAAAATACGCGCAAGATGAGCTTGCTCTGCAGTATCTTCCAGCTGTTAAGGCAATGGCATTTCGGCTTAAGGAGCGTTTGCCTAGTTCGATTGAAATGGCAGATCTTGTGTCTATTGGCACAGAAGAGCTTATTAAACTTGCAAGACGTTATGATAGTAGCATCAATGATTCTTTTTGGGGATATGCGAAAACGCGCGTAAATGGGGCAATGCTTGATTATTTGCGTAGCCTTGATGTGCTTTCTCGCTCTAATCGCAAACTTGTAAAATCCATTGACTATGAAGTATCAAAATATTTTAACGAGCATCAAGAAGAGCCAACTGATGAATATCTTGCGCAGATTCTAAATGAGGATATAGCAAAGATTAAGGAAGCACGAGTGGCTTCGGATATATACGCACTTGTGCCTATTGATGAGCAATACAATGCCATTTGCGAGGGCAATATCGTAGAAGATGTGCAGAAAGAGGAGCTTATGGAGATTATTCATAATATCCTTAAAAAGCTTAGTAAGAGGGAACAAATGGTGATTCAGCTCTACTATTTTGAGGAGCTAAGCCTCAAAGAAATTAGCGAGATTTTAGATATTACTGAATCTCGTATTTCGCAGATTTCAAAAGAGGTGATTAAAAAAATTCGACAAGGACTAGGAGATATAAATGGCTGA
- a CDS encoding malic enzyme-like NAD(P)-binding protein gives MISLESLKAAYPEALKYHIGGKVGIVPRKRLRSINELGLAYTPGVAVPCKQIEANPLSAYDYTSKSNLVAVISNGTAVLGLGDIGAMASKPVMEGKAILFKTFADVDAFDIEVNEKDVDKFVAVVKAIAPTFGGINLEDIKAPECFEIERRLIEELDIPVMHDDQHGTAIISTAAIMNALHLVGKEAKDIKVVVCGAGAAAMACAKMYLALGVKNLVMFDSKGAISADRTDLNELKKAFVCKEKYHSIKDALNGADVLLGLSKGDLLTGDDIKGMNESPLIFALSNPTPEIMPDVAKKARPDAIVATGRSDFPNQVNNVLGFPYIFKGALRVRASKINEEMKFAAAKAIAELAREPITDKLEQLLQHKVSFGKEYIIPSAFDERLIDVVSNAVAEAAIKSGVARV, from the coding sequence ATGATAAGTTTAGAAAGTCTCAAAGCTGCCTATCCAGAAGCCCTCAAGTATCATATTGGTGGCAAGGTGGGGATTGTCCCTCGCAAACGATTGCGTTCCATTAATGAATTAGGCTTGGCTTACACTCCTGGCGTGGCTGTGCCTTGCAAACAGATTGAAGCTAATCCTTTAAGCGCATATGACTACACTTCTAAAAGTAATCTTGTGGCGGTTATTAGCAATGGCACAGCTGTGCTTGGACTTGGCGATATTGGCGCAATGGCGAGTAAGCCGGTAATGGAGGGCAAGGCGATTTTGTTTAAGACTTTTGCCGATGTCGATGCTTTTGATATTGAAGTTAATGAGAAAGATGTGGATAAGTTTGTTGCTGTTGTTAAGGCGATTGCACCGACTTTTGGGGGCATTAATTTGGAGGATATTAAGGCTCCAGAATGCTTTGAGATTGAAAGGCGACTTATCGAGGAGCTTGATATACCGGTAATGCACGATGACCAGCACGGCACAGCGATTATTTCTACTGCAGCAATTATGAATGCCTTACATCTTGTGGGCAAGGAGGCAAAAGATATTAAGGTAGTCGTGTGTGGTGCGGGAGCGGCGGCTATGGCGTGTGCGAAGATGTATCTTGCACTTGGTGTAAAAAATCTTGTGATGTTTGATTCTAAAGGGGCGATTAGTGCGGATAGGACGGATTTAAATGAGTTGAAAAAGGCGTTTGTATGCAAGGAGAAGTATCACTCTATAAAAGACGCGCTCAATGGTGCAGATGTGTTGCTTGGGCTATCAAAGGGTGATTTGCTTACAGGAGATGATATTAAGGGAATGAACGAATCTCCTCTTATTTTTGCTCTAAGCAATCCAACACCAGAGATTATGCCAGATGTCGCTAAAAAGGCGCGACCCGATGCGATAGTAGCCACAGGACGAAGCGACTTCCCAAATCAAGTGAATAATGTGCTTGGATTTCCTTATATCTTTAAAGGTGCGCTTAGGGTGCGTGCGAGTAAGATTAATGAAGAGATGAAGTTTGCTGCGGCAAAGGCGATAGCCGAGCTTGCGCGTGAGCCAATTACTGACAAGCTAGAACAGCTTTTGCAGCATAAGGTAAGCTTTGGCAAGGAGTATATTATCCCTTCGGCATTTGATGAGCGACTGATTGATGTCGTCTCAAATGCAGTTGCAGAGGCGGCGATAAAAAGTGGCGTGGCGAGGGTGTAG
- a CDS encoding metallophosphoesterase: MEGGVYIFVGIIFLVLSAMKCYVYLRFLRHNRFIHRYISLGFLIVLAIGEVLPWQYFLVGSCVVLDYTLFIACVCVDIARFCFNLARKIVAKKRRVEVLESSAQSLQSTPLNTADSKISKAQERLSYESSQFLSSLSTSPIIESPCPAPYPSMCSQPISAPRRAFLHIIVDVMVGILFVCFSIIGFVSALSVPPVKRVSVRLPKLKRALRVAMITDVHIGKTLKGAFLAKVVERINALDADFVVIVGDLVDDKIHKIKDDLEPLRELKSRQGVYYVAGNHEYYHGLDPILAHLKTLNVRILHNTHIELDELNLAGVSDLAGLRFNYLPPDIESAKKDLNLLKPSVLLAHQPKFVRSNDVSEFDLVLCGHTHAGQVFPLSFFVWLDQKYIHGLYNVPSKMPKNLPTQLYVSSGVGFWGPAVRFLAQNEIVLLELEGV, translated from the coding sequence ATGGAAGGCGGTGTTTACATATTTGTGGGTATTATATTTTTAGTCCTAAGCGCGATGAAATGCTATGTGTATCTGCGCTTTTTACGGCACAATAGATTTATTCATAGGTATATTTCACTTGGTTTTCTCATTGTTTTGGCAATAGGGGAGGTTTTGCCTTGGCAATACTTTCTTGTTGGTTCTTGTGTAGTGCTTGATTATACACTTTTTATCGCGTGTGTATGTGTGGATATTGCAAGATTCTGTTTTAATCTTGCGCGGAAAATTGTCGCGAAAAAGAGACGGGTGGAAGTTTTGGAATCTAGCGCGCAAAGTTTGCAAAGCACGCCTTTAAACACAGCAGATTCTAAAATTTCTAAGGCGCAAGAGAGATTATCTTATGAATCTTCACAATTTTTATCATCTCTTAGCACATCTCCCATTATAGAATCTCCTTGCCCCGCGCCATATCCATCTATGTGTTCTCAACCTATTTCTGCCCCTCGCCGTGCATTTTTGCACATCATTGTTGATGTAATGGTGGGTATTTTGTTTGTGTGTTTTAGCATAATAGGCTTTGTCAGTGCCCTAAGTGTGCCACCTGTGAAACGCGTATCTGTGCGCCTCCCTAAGCTCAAAAGGGCTTTGCGTGTGGCGATGATTACTGATGTGCATATTGGTAAAACTTTGAAGGGTGCATTTCTAGCAAAAGTTGTAGAGAGGATTAATGCCCTTGATGCTGATTTTGTCGTCATTGTGGGTGATTTGGTCGATGATAAGATTCATAAAATTAAAGATGATTTAGAGCCATTGCGAGAACTCAAAAGTCGGCAAGGTGTGTATTATGTCGCGGGAAATCACGAGTATTATCACGGATTAGACCCTATTCTTGCTCATCTTAAAACGCTCAATGTGCGTATTTTGCATAATACACATATCGAGCTAGATGAACTCAATCTCGCAGGGGTGAGTGATTTGGCGGGATTGCGTTTTAACTATTTGCCACCAGATATAGAATCTGCCAAAAAGGATTTGAATCTACTTAAGCCGAGTGTGCTTCTCGCGCATCAGCCTAAATTTGTGCGCTCAAATGATGTAAGCGAGTTTGATTTGGTTTTATGCGGACATACACACGCCGGGCAGGTCTTTCCACTCTCATTTTTCGTATGGCTCGATCAAAAATACATACACGGGTTATATAATGTGCCTTCAAAAATGCCAAAAAATTTGCCAACACAGCTTTATGTAAGCAGTGGCGTTGGTTTTTGGGGTCCCGCAGTGCGCTTTCTGGCACAGAATGAAATCGTGCTTTTAGAATTAGAGGGCGTATAG
- the tsf gene encoding translation elongation factor Ts, producing the protein MADIPAQLVKQLREMTDAGMMDCKKALVETNGDIDKAVEYLREKGLSKAAKKADRVASEGIVSVEVASDFSKASIIEINSETDFVAKNDTFKELVANTAKIVYENSLSCTRELHSMNVGNTKFEEYLQQNIAKIGENIVVRRIASIESKGNGIVNGYVHSNGRVGVLIAMKYSKESSKAACVELAKNICMHAAAMKPQVLSYTELDNDFIQKEKVAIIAELQKENEELKRLGKPLHKIPQYISRNELSESVLKAQEQKLREDLKAQGKPEQIWDKILPGQMERFVADSTLLDQRMTLLGQFYVMDDKKTIAQVLESKGKELSDEIEIVEYIRFELGEGIEKKVEDFAAEVAAQMQ; encoded by the coding sequence ATGGCAGATATTCCAGCACAGCTTGTGAAACAACTCCGCGAAATGACAGACGCAGGTATGATGGACTGCAAAAAGGCACTTGTAGAAACCAATGGCGATATTGATAAAGCGGTAGAATATCTCCGTGAAAAAGGCTTAAGCAAAGCTGCTAAAAAGGCTGATAGAGTAGCAAGCGAAGGTATTGTGAGTGTAGAGGTAGCAAGTGATTTTAGCAAGGCAAGTATTATTGAAATCAACTCCGAGACAGACTTTGTAGCTAAAAACGATACCTTTAAAGAGCTTGTGGCAAATACCGCAAAAATCGTTTATGAAAACTCTCTCTCTTGCACCCGAGAGCTTCACTCGATGAATGTTGGTAACACGAAGTTTGAGGAATATTTGCAACAAAACATTGCAAAAATTGGTGAAAACATCGTTGTGCGCCGCATTGCGAGTATAGAATCAAAGGGCAACGGCATCGTTAATGGTTATGTGCATTCAAATGGACGCGTAGGTGTGCTTATCGCAATGAAATATAGCAAAGAATCTTCAAAGGCTGCTTGTGTAGAACTTGCGAAAAATATCTGTATGCACGCAGCAGCGATGAAACCTCAAGTTTTAAGCTATACAGAGCTTGATAATGACTTTATCCAAAAAGAAAAGGTTGCTATCATTGCCGAATTGCAGAAAGAAAATGAGGAGCTTAAAAGGCTTGGCAAACCTCTTCATAAGATTCCACAATACATCAGCCGCAACGAACTTAGCGAATCTGTGCTTAAAGCGCAAGAGCAAAAATTACGAGAGGACTTGAAAGCTCAAGGGAAACCAGAGCAGATTTGGGATAAGATTCTACCCGGACAAATGGAGCGATTTGTCGCTGATAGCACATTGCTCGACCAAAGAATGACACTTTTGGGGCAATTTTATGTAATGGACGATAAGAAAACAATTGCTCAAGTTTTAGAATCTAAGGGCAAAGAACTCAGCGATGAAATAGAGATTGTCGAGTATATCCGCTTTGAATTAGGCGAGGGTATTGAGAAAAAAGTAGAGGATTTTGCCGCAGAAGTTGCTGCACAAATGCAATAG
- the flhF gene encoding flagellar biosynthesis protein FlhF produces MAKKLHTFMGDTPAQALKKAQDTFGGDVLLVENKEIRKKSLTQPGLYEIVIAVDGDVQPATPIESSPATFQQDAKQEEVLSAPNSVQKRLDEIADKKIKKRKEAQKPRIYDEVTLQLSDAVKQISKIANVPSNMPENPQIQPATRPFPSATPAPKSQAKAFAPTMISQSIDERANEKIQDLQQTRLEQHLNDKMELKSIKAELNELNDKLKIIQNMLWDEKSPKNEGLNIPQEFAEIYRIAKTSGMKREHLDTIMQLSLELMPLKMRSNSTTIKRYFREVLRKMIYCRGENLQNNAKKILMLVGPTGVGKTTTLAKLAARYSLMLNARYRVGVITLDTYRLAAVDQLMAYARMMKLSIDTVVEPEEFGKAIDSLKHCDYILIDTAGHSQHDHKKLQTLKTYLNSDYKIDINLVLSVNTKYEDLRDTYNAFSELDIDTLIFSKLDESRYFGNIFSLVYETKKPISYLSIGQGVPNDLVLASNDYLVDCLLDGFRRPEPK; encoded by the coding sequence ATGGCAAAAAAACTGCATACTTTTATGGGAGATACCCCAGCCCAAGCTCTCAAAAAAGCGCAAGATACTTTTGGAGGCGATGTTTTGCTTGTGGAAAATAAAGAGATACGCAAAAAATCGCTCACACAGCCAGGTTTGTATGAGATTGTCATTGCTGTTGATGGTGATGTGCAGCCTGCCACACCAATTGAATCTAGTCCAGCGACCTTTCAACAAGATGCAAAGCAAGAGGAAGTGCTGTCTGCGCCAAATAGCGTGCAAAAAAGGCTTGATGAGATTGCGGACAAAAAAATAAAAAAGCGCAAAGAAGCCCAAAAGCCTAGAATCTACGATGAGGTAACGCTCCAGCTTTCTGATGCGGTGAAGCAGATTTCAAAAATTGCAAATGTTCCAAGCAATATGCCCGAAAATCCACAGATTCAGCCCGCAACTCGTCCTTTCCCAAGTGCCACTCCTGCGCCAAAATCTCAAGCTAAGGCATTTGCGCCAACTATGATAAGTCAAAGTATCGATGAACGTGCTAATGAGAAGATTCAGGATTTGCAACAAACGCGCTTAGAGCAGCACCTCAATGATAAAATGGAACTTAAAAGCATAAAAGCCGAGCTAAATGAGCTAAATGATAAATTAAAAATTATTCAAAATATGCTGTGGGACGAGAAAAGCCCTAAAAATGAGGGGCTCAATATCCCACAAGAGTTTGCTGAAATTTATAGAATTGCAAAAACGAGTGGTATGAAAAGGGAGCATTTGGATACAATAATGCAGCTTTCTTTGGAGCTTATGCCTCTAAAAATGCGCTCAAATTCTACGACAATCAAACGTTATTTTCGTGAGGTTTTGCGTAAGATGATTTATTGTCGGGGTGAGAATCTACAAAATAATGCAAAGAAAATTCTAATGCTTGTAGGACCCACAGGTGTGGGCAAGACAACGACTTTAGCAAAACTTGCCGCGCGATACTCTTTAATGCTTAATGCACGCTATCGTGTGGGTGTGATCACGCTTGATACCTATCGTTTGGCGGCAGTAGATCAGCTGATGGCGTATGCGCGTATGATGAAGCTAAGCATTGACACGGTGGTAGAGCCTGAGGAGTTTGGTAAAGCCATAGATTCACTTAAGCATTGTGATTATATCCTTATCGACACAGCGGGGCATTCACAGCACGACCACAAAAAACTACAAACGCTTAAAACCTATCTCAATAGCGACTATAAGATTGATATAAATTTAGTCTTGTCAGTAAATACCAAATACGAGGATTTGCGCGATACCTATAATGCTTTTAGTGAGCTTGACATTGACACGCTTATTTTTAGCAAACTTGATGAAAGTCGTTATTTTGGGAATATTTTCTCACTCGTGTATGAGACAAAAAAACCCATTTCCTATCTCTCAATCGGGCAGGGAGTACCTAATGATTTAGTTTTAGCAAGTAATGACTATTTGGTGGATTGTCTGCTTGATGGATTTAGGCGACCAGAACCAAAATAG
- a CDS encoding cation:proton antiporter domain-containing protein has translation MAVVFGVILNRLKIPTIIGYIITGVLTTYIFGFRLEDSESINDIAELGIVFLMFMIGLDFSFKTLSAMKQDVLVFGGLQIGLSVAFFFVAFYFFLGFNFDTSIIVASAVSLSSTAIVLKFLNESNQAKTPYGKAAVGILIFQDIAVIPILLMIKLLSDKDSNLWVLILTTLFSALILLAVLVLPGRFIAKIALRFSATMKTDEIFVGAVFLVVLGSAYISKVFGFSLTLGAFLAGMIISNTPYKYQVASVLVHFRDILLGVFFITVGMQVDIIFLLKHFIVVILLVALMMGAKTLLMYLFLFFFQGQRIGMRIALSLAQIGEFSFAIFLLASQYKILNLTLDGGILKLIFGEAFFAAITPEEIYQFLTLMVIFSMIATPFILDRLDKVTDFFLRYMRPLNLFRKNKQTHKNEQTHETKEEGEELEGHIIVCGYGELGVKILEYFKGCEVSYIAVDKNHAKVEKGIKKDEHIIYGDVTHRSMLEFLGIKKCAAVIIAIDSIEVVQHLYHNIISIAPMCKVILKTKSSAIESQMKANGVYGVVHERRELAKTLSDLAIQAVNEQKAITHED, from the coding sequence ATGGCTGTCGTATTTGGAGTAATCCTCAATCGATTGAAGATTCCAACAATAATTGGTTATATCATCACAGGTGTGCTAACGACATATATTTTTGGCTTTCGGCTTGAAGATTCAGAGAGCATAAACGACATAGCTGAACTTGGCATTGTATTTTTGATGTTTATGATTGGGCTAGATTTTAGCTTCAAAACCCTTAGTGCGATGAAACAAGATGTGCTCGTGTTTGGTGGGCTACAAATCGGGCTTTCTGTGGCGTTTTTCTTTGTGGCGTTCTATTTTTTCTTAGGATTCAATTTTGATACCTCTATTATCGTAGCAAGTGCGGTAAGCCTCTCCTCAACTGCCATTGTGCTAAAATTCCTCAACGAAAGCAATCAAGCGAAAACGCCCTATGGCAAGGCGGCAGTAGGGATTCTTATCTTTCAAGACATTGCGGTTATCCCTATTTTGCTTATGATTAAGCTTTTGAGCGACAAAGATTCCAATCTATGGGTGCTTATTCTCACAACCCTCTTTTCCGCGCTCATTCTCTTAGCCGTGCTCGTGCTACCGGGGCGATTTATTGCAAAAATAGCCTTGCGCTTTTCTGCCACTATGAAAACTGATGAAATTTTTGTGGGAGCAGTGTTTCTTGTTGTGCTAGGTTCAGCGTATATAAGTAAAGTCTTTGGCTTTTCACTCACGCTTGGCGCGTTTTTGGCTGGTATGATTATATCAAATACCCCATATAAATACCAAGTCGCCTCTGTCCTTGTGCATTTCCGCGACATACTCCTTGGCGTATTTTTTATCACCGTGGGAATGCAAGTGGATATTATATTTTTGCTTAAACATTTTATCGTGGTGATTTTGCTTGTGGCTTTGATGATGGGCGCAAAAACACTCCTTATGTATTTGTTTTTATTCTTTTTTCAAGGGCAGAGAATTGGTATGCGTATAGCATTGTCTCTCGCGCAAATCGGGGAATTTTCTTTTGCTATTTTCCTCCTTGCAAGTCAATATAAGATTTTAAATCTCACCCTTGATGGTGGGATTTTGAAACTCATTTTTGGCGAAGCATTTTTTGCCGCAATTACACCTGAAGAAATTTATCAATTCCTCACGCTAATGGTAATTTTCTCTATGATTGCCACGCCTTTTATACTTGATAGATTAGATAAAGTAACAGACTTTTTCTTGCGCTATATGCGCCCTTTGAATCTATTCCGCAAAAATAAACAAACTCACAAAAATGAGCAAACACACGAAACCAAAGAGGAAGGAGAGGAGCTTGAGGGGCATATCATTGTATGTGGATATGGTGAGCTTGGCGTCAAGATTTTAGAATATTTCAAAGGGTGCGAGGTAAGCTATATCGCTGTGGATAAAAATCACGCCAAAGTCGAAAAGGGTATAAAAAAAGACGAGCATATTATATATGGCGATGTAACACATAGAAGTATGCTTGAATTTTTAGGCATAAAAAAATGTGCGGCAGTGATTATTGCCATAGATTCGATTGAGGTGGTGCAGCACCTCTACCATAACATTATATCTATCGCGCCTATGTGTAAAGTCATACTCAAAACAAAGAGTAGCGCCATTGAATCCCAAATGAAAGCTAATGGCGTATATGGCGTAGTGCATGAACGCCGTGAGCTTGCAAAGACATTAAGCGACTTAGCCATTCAAGCAGTCAATGAGCAAAAAGCAATAACTCACGAGGATTAG